In Terriglobia bacterium, the following are encoded in one genomic region:
- a CDS encoding amidohydrolase family protein — MKIDLHTHILPPGWPDLDARYGYPGFVRLERHDPGCARMMIGDEIFREIESSCWDPERRLMDCEAHGVDVQCLSTVPVMFSYWARAADALDLARLLNEHIAEVVAAHPSRFVGLGTIPMQDPRDAVRELERCVRELGFAGAQIGTHVGEANLDDPRVFPVLEAARDLGAALFVHPWDVLGRERMPRYWLPWLVGMPAETCLAICSVIFGGVLDRLPGLRIG; from the coding sequence CTGAAGATCGACCTTCACACCCACATCCTGCCTCCCGGCTGGCCCGATCTCGACGCGCGCTACGGCTACCCCGGTTTCGTCCGCCTCGAGCGCCACGACCCCGGCTGCGCGAGGATGATGATCGGCGACGAGATCTTCCGGGAGATCGAGTCGAGCTGCTGGGACCCGGAGCGGCGCCTCATGGACTGCGAGGCCCACGGCGTCGACGTGCAGTGCCTGTCCACCGTCCCGGTCATGTTCAGCTACTGGGCCCGGGCCGCCGACGCCCTCGACCTCGCGCGGCTCCTGAACGAACACATCGCCGAGGTGGTCGCGGCGCACCCGTCCCGCTTCGTGGGGCTCGGCACGATTCCGATGCAGGACCCGCGCGACGCGGTTCGCGAGCTCGAGCGCTGCGTCCGCGAGCTCGGGTTCGCGGGAGCGCAGATCGGGACCCACGTAGGAGAAGCGAACCTCGACGACCCGCGCGTCTTCCCCGTGCTCGAGGCGGCGCGCGATCTCGGCGCGGCGCTGTTCGTGCATCCCTGGGACGTTCTCGGACGGGAGCGCATGCCGAGGTACTGGCTGCCCTGGCTCGTCGGGATGCCCGCCGAGACCTGTCTCGCCATCTGCTCCGTGATCTTCGGCGGGGTGCTCGATCGGCTTCCGGGGCTCAGGATCGGC
- a CDS encoding 3-hydroxyanthranilate 3,4-dioxygenase produces the protein MALSAFNLRAWIDEHRHLLKPPVGNKMIWQDAEFLVMVVGGPNARKDFHVEDGEELFFQVEGDIVVRVVEDGNARDVAVREGDIFLLPARVPHSPQRPAGTVGLVVERMRKPDEIDHLRWFCESCGEALHDAAFHCKDLGTQLKPIIEAFYVDVSRRTCRKCGAVMRPPAPTGA, from the coding sequence ATGGCGCTTTCGGCTTTCAACCTCAGGGCCTGGATCGACGAGCATCGACACCTGCTCAAGCCGCCCGTCGGCAACAAGATGATCTGGCAGGATGCCGAGTTCCTCGTGATGGTCGTCGGCGGTCCGAACGCGAGAAAGGATTTCCACGTCGAGGACGGCGAGGAGCTGTTCTTTCAGGTCGAGGGCGATATCGTGGTCCGGGTCGTGGAGGACGGGAATGCGCGCGACGTCGCGGTCCGGGAGGGGGACATCTTCCTGCTGCCCGCGCGCGTCCCGCATTCCCCCCAGCGGCCGGCGGGTACCGTCGGCCTGGTGGTCGAGCGCATGAGGAAGCCGGACGAGATCGACCACCTGCGCTGGTTCTGCGAGTCGTGCGGCGAGGCGCTGCACGACGCCGCGTTCCACTGCAAGGACCTCGGCACGCAGCTCAAGCCGATCATCGAGGCCTTCTACGTCGACGTGAGCCGGCGGACCTGCCGTAAGTGCGGGGCGGTGATGCGTCCCCCGGCCCCGACGGGAGCGTGA